A single region of the Biomaibacter acetigenes genome encodes:
- the fabF gene encoding beta-ketoacyl-ACP synthase II: MEKKRVVITGIGVISPVGTGKEKFWDSLIQGKSGIDLITRFNCDDFPTKIAGEVKDFNPEDYIEKKELKRLDRFTQFAIAATKMALEDSRLNLSSIDNDRVGVVMGSGIGGSETWEEQHNTLIEKGPKRVSPFFIPMMIANMASGQVSMAFNLKGPNFTVVTACASGTNAIGEAFRILQRNDADIMVAGGTEAPITPLSLAGFSSMKALSTRNDEPHKASRPFDKDRDGFVMGEGAGVMILETLDHALKRNAHIYAEVIGYGTTADAYHLTQPAPEGEGAARAMKAAIDDAGIKPGQVDYINAHGTSTPLNDKFETLAIKNAFGEHAYNLAISSTKSMTGHLLGAAGAVEMIATVFTVTSGEIPPTINYDCADPECDLNYVPNKSVKKDISIAMSNSMGFGGHNACVIVKKY, encoded by the coding sequence ATGGAAAAGAAACGAGTGGTTATTACAGGGATAGGAGTTATCTCTCCTGTAGGAACAGGAAAGGAAAAATTCTGGGATTCCCTGATACAGGGGAAATCCGGCATAGATTTGATTACAAGGTTCAATTGTGATGATTTTCCCACAAAGATCGCAGGGGAAGTGAAGGATTTCAATCCTGAAGATTATATCGAAAAAAAGGAATTAAAGCGGCTGGACAGGTTTACACAGTTTGCCATAGCTGCTACTAAAATGGCCCTTGAAGATTCAAGATTAAATCTTTCCTCTATAGACAACGACAGGGTCGGAGTTGTCATGGGATCTGGCATAGGCGGAAGCGAGACATGGGAAGAGCAGCATAATACCCTGATCGAAAAGGGGCCGAAAAGAGTAAGTCCTTTTTTCATCCCCATGATGATTGCCAATATGGCCTCGGGGCAGGTATCCATGGCCTTCAATCTCAAGGGGCCTAACTTTACAGTGGTTACGGCCTGCGCCTCCGGGACCAATGCCATAGGCGAGGCTTTCCGCATTCTCCAGAGAAATGATGCGGATATCATGGTGGCCGGGGGTACTGAAGCACCCATTACTCCACTCTCCCTGGCAGGCTTTTCATCCATGAAAGCCCTATCTACTCGCAATGACGAACCTCATAAAGCCAGCAGGCCTTTTGATAAAGATAGGGATGGTTTTGTCATGGGAGAAGGCGCGGGAGTCATGATACTGGAAACACTGGACCATGCTTTGAAGAGAAATGCCCACATATACGCTGAAGTTATAGGATACGGCACCACCGCCGACGCATACCACCTGACTCAACCTGCACCCGAAGGCGAAGGGGCGGCAAGAGCCATGAAAGCTGCCATTGACGATGCGGGGATAAAACCCGGACAGGTGGATTATATTAATGCTCACGGAACTTCTACACCGCTAAACGACAAGTTCGAAACACTGGCTATTAAAAACGCTTTTGGTGAACATGCATACAATCTGGCCATAAGTTCTACAAAGTCCATGACTGGACACCTCCTCGGAGCTGCCGGGGCAGTGGAAATGATAGCAACGGTATTTACTGTGACCAGCGGGGAAATTCCCCCCACCATCAACTACGATTGTGCTGACCCGGAATGTGATTTGAATTATGTGCCCAACAAATCCGTAAAAAAGGATATATCCATTGCCATGTCCAACTCCATGGGTTTTGGTGGCCACAATGCCTGCGTGATTGTAAAAAAATATTGA
- the rnc gene encoding ribonuclease III, with protein sequence MQLDPNRLRELERLQEIIGITFNSFQILNNAFIHPSYTNEQNSISIENNQRLEFLGDAVLELVISHYLYEKYPEMSEGQMTKVRAYTVCEHSLALAAKNLLLGDYLVLGKGEENTGGREKPSILADTFESLIGAIYLDKNLDTVRDFIIKNLEDAIQKAVEGEEARDYKTLLQEILQKSSPDRVCYEVIKEEGPDHAKVFYVEVLWKGEVMGRGSGKSKKEAEQLAAKQALNNLKQWKI encoded by the coding sequence ATGCAACTTGATCCAAATAGGCTTCGGGAACTTGAAAGATTACAGGAAATCATAGGAATTACATTTAACAGCTTTCAGATTTTGAATAATGCCTTTATACATCCTTCTTATACCAACGAGCAAAATAGCATATCGATAGAGAACAACCAGAGGCTGGAATTCCTTGGAGATGCGGTTCTGGAACTGGTGATAAGCCATTACCTTTATGAAAAATATCCTGAGATGTCTGAAGGCCAGATGACAAAAGTCAGAGCTTATACCGTATGTGAGCACAGTCTTGCTCTGGCGGCTAAAAACTTGCTATTGGGAGATTACCTTGTGCTTGGCAAGGGAGAAGAAAACACCGGGGGACGCGAAAAACCATCCATTCTGGCAGATACCTTTGAATCACTTATTGGTGCAATTTATCTTGATAAAAATTTAGATACTGTAAGGGATTTTATTATAAAAAATCTCGAAGATGCCATTCAAAAGGCTGTGGAAGGAGAAGAAGCCCGGGATTATAAAACCTTGCTTCAGGAAATATTGCAGAAATCATCACCGGACAGGGTTTGCTATGAGGTCATAAAAGAGGAGGGCCCCGACCATGCCAAGGTTTTTTATGTAGAGGTTTTATGGAAAGGCGAAGTAATGGGTAGGGGTTCCGGAAAAAGCAAAAAGGAAGCCGAACAGCTTGCTGCAAAACAAGCCCTTAACAATTTAAAGCAATGGAAAATATAA
- a CDS encoding stage V sporulation protein S has protein sequence MEVLKVSAQSKPKSVAGALAAVLREKGVAELQAVGAGAVNQAVKAIAITRGFVAPNGIDLVTVPAFAEIDIDGEERTAIKFIVEPR, from the coding sequence ATGGAAGTACTAAAAGTATCAGCTCAATCAAAACCCAAATCTGTTGCAGGAGCTCTGGCAGCCGTCTTAAGGGAAAAAGGCGTGGCTGAACTTCAGGCGGTGGGTGCCGGGGCCGTAAATCAAGCGGTTAAGGCTATTGCAATCACAAGAGGTTTCGTAGCGCCCAACGGTATCGATCTGGTAACTGTTCCCGCTTTTGCTGAGATTGACATTGACGGAGAAGAAAGGACAGCCATAAAATTTATTGTTGAACCCCGTTAA
- the smc gene encoding chromosome segregation protein SMC, protein MYLKRVELHGFKSFADRIEIEFGPGINAIVGPNGSGKSNITDAIRWVLGEQSVRNLRGSKLEDVIFAGSNTKKPMGMAEVSITLDNSDKLLPLDYSEVCFTRRVFRSGESEFFLNKTPCRLKDIQEILMDTGIGKDGYSIIGQGQVDEILTGRSEERRAILEETAGIMKHKARKKEAEKRMEETVGNMVRIDDILAEIQNQLEPLKLQKEKALEYKRLLEQLKQLDINLLLAEISRIEKKASHIKNSIEENQTSLQKIINERALLHQGMMNDSAQLELLEKDYEIYQQKAFDAGTKRKDLEKDLQWTKDEEKRLWLEQQELSGNIENLRRKISEVKNGLGQKIKVLEQKIKDINGLELKITEGEKELVCVDDSIKKKENLIESLKGDVIDLLNFASEKRNMITSLTAMKTNLENRLKQIRKEICLLDESNNKTRAEIENIKGMIENLTLQCEQKQKQIQDTQDYILKLGSTLEEKRVLSIKKGEELSALASRFKALKEVNESFEGYQYGVRNLLSSIKNNKLNGEGLYGALADIISVDRTYEVAIETALGGALQNIVCDTEEHAKRAIEYLKRHDLGRVTFLPLNTIKPRGLDAEEIKILSMKGCIDTADHLTTCGKKFLPVIGHLLGRVIVVDKMDNAIAIARRCRFSLKIVTLDGELFNPGGSITGGSQKKSSLILSRKRELQEFEEKIARSEKDLAIIRQECTRIEGDYQEYLKMVDSCKNAVFNLKSEIAALERELKEKQTVFNEREHKKSQLESEIDDIKTQTVDIDAQIISVQKDIGSIDIKNTSSQSKVKDLQQQLSRDRSKREMLAQRITDLKVQLASHKQEEISLEQNIQNEEENLQTWSRELKVLEDKFEQNERSMSMAKDKVLNYAEQMTNYAELEKDLLTKVDNLKKQRESLKKALEESQAKFNRLEEEQKKLERKLNECIVDETALNMEFNQVRGKLMERYSLTVEQALNFKKEIGSILEMKEKITALQQEIESLGIVNLQAVDDYDNLKSRYDFLKAQRDDLKEAKDKLDSLIKEITKTMEDMFLSSFEKVREEFKKVFTELFGGGKADLIIEGDCSMLEAGIDIIAQPPGKKLQSISLLSGGEKALTAIALLFAILNIKATPFCILDEIEAALDDANIDRFASYLRKVAGHTQFIIITHRKNTMAIADALYGIAMEETAVSKVLTVKLE, encoded by the coding sequence TTGTACCTTAAAAGAGTGGAGTTGCACGGGTTCAAATCCTTTGCAGACAGGATCGAGATTGAATTTGGGCCCGGCATAAATGCCATCGTGGGTCCTAACGGCAGTGGAAAAAGCAATATCACGGATGCCATAAGGTGGGTGCTCGGTGAACAGAGCGTGAGGAATCTGAGGGGCTCTAAGCTGGAAGATGTTATTTTTGCGGGCAGCAATACAAAAAAGCCCATGGGCATGGCGGAGGTTTCCATCACGCTGGATAATTCAGACAAACTGCTGCCGCTAGATTATTCGGAAGTTTGTTTCACCCGAAGGGTGTTTCGCTCCGGGGAAAGCGAATTTTTCCTGAACAAGACCCCGTGCAGATTGAAGGATATTCAGGAAATATTGATGGATACCGGTATAGGCAAGGATGGTTACTCAATTATAGGCCAGGGCCAGGTAGATGAGATCCTTACCGGACGTTCGGAAGAAAGGCGGGCTATTCTCGAGGAAACCGCCGGTATAATGAAACATAAGGCCAGAAAAAAAGAGGCTGAAAAGCGCATGGAAGAAACCGTAGGTAATATGGTAAGGATAGATGACATTCTGGCCGAAATCCAGAATCAACTGGAACCATTAAAATTACAGAAGGAAAAAGCCCTGGAGTACAAGAGGCTTTTGGAACAATTGAAACAACTGGATATCAACCTGCTGCTAGCCGAAATATCGAGAATTGAAAAAAAGGCATCTCATATAAAAAATTCTATTGAAGAAAACCAGACTTCCCTGCAAAAAATCATAAACGAAAGGGCCCTGCTGCATCAAGGAATGATGAATGACAGTGCTCAGCTTGAACTTCTTGAGAAAGACTATGAAATTTATCAGCAGAAGGCCTTTGATGCCGGTACAAAGAGGAAGGACCTGGAAAAAGATTTGCAGTGGACGAAAGATGAGGAAAAAAGGCTTTGGCTTGAACAACAGGAGTTGAGCGGCAATATAGAAAATTTAAGGCGTAAGATCTCCGAGGTTAAAAATGGCCTGGGCCAAAAAATAAAGGTTCTGGAACAGAAAATAAAAGATATTAATGGTCTGGAACTTAAAATAACCGAAGGGGAAAAGGAACTTGTTTGTGTGGACGACTCCATTAAAAAAAAGGAAAATCTTATTGAAAGTCTAAAGGGTGATGTCATCGACCTGTTAAATTTCGCTTCGGAAAAGAGGAACATGATAACTAGCCTTACAGCCATGAAGACCAATCTGGAAAACCGTTTGAAACAGATTCGAAAAGAGATATGCCTGCTGGATGAGTCAAATAATAAAACCAGAGCCGAGATAGAGAATATAAAAGGAATGATAGAAAATCTAACTCTTCAGTGTGAACAAAAGCAAAAGCAGATCCAGGATACGCAGGACTACATCCTGAAATTAGGTTCAACCCTGGAAGAAAAAAGGGTTTTGAGTATAAAAAAAGGGGAGGAATTGTCGGCTCTGGCTTCAAGGTTTAAAGCTCTCAAAGAGGTCAATGAGAGTTTTGAAGGCTATCAATATGGAGTGAGGAACCTCCTGTCTTCCATAAAAAATAATAAACTAAATGGGGAAGGCCTTTATGGCGCGTTGGCCGATATTATTTCCGTAGACAGGACCTATGAGGTGGCTATTGAAACCGCACTGGGAGGGGCTCTTCAGAATATTGTTTGCGATACAGAAGAACATGCAAAAAGAGCTATAGAATATTTGAAAAGGCATGACCTCGGCAGGGTGACATTTTTACCCCTCAATACCATAAAACCCAGAGGGCTTGACGCTGAAGAAATAAAAATATTATCCATGAAGGGCTGTATAGATACGGCCGACCATCTAACCACCTGCGGCAAAAAGTTCTTACCGGTAATTGGCCATCTGCTGGGAAGGGTTATAGTGGTGGACAAAATGGATAATGCCATAGCCATAGCCAGAAGGTGCCGATTCAGTTTAAAGATCGTAACCCTTGACGGAGAACTGTTTAACCCTGGCGGTTCCATAACAGGAGGGAGTCAAAAAAAATCAAGTCTTATTCTATCGAGGAAAAGAGAACTTCAGGAGTTTGAAGAAAAAATAGCGAGATCGGAAAAAGACCTGGCCATTATCAGACAGGAGTGTACAAGGATTGAAGGGGATTATCAGGAATACTTGAAAATGGTTGATTCCTGTAAAAATGCCGTTTTTAATTTAAAATCCGAAATTGCCGCTCTGGAAAGGGAACTTAAGGAAAAGCAAACGGTTTTCAATGAAAGGGAACATAAAAAGAGCCAGCTTGAATCCGAAATTGACGATATAAAAACCCAGACTGTGGATATAGATGCACAAATAATATCCGTACAAAAAGATATAGGGAGCATAGATATAAAAAACACTTCCAGTCAGAGCAAGGTAAAAGACCTTCAGCAGCAATTATCCAGGGACAGGTCAAAAAGAGAAATGCTGGCACAACGGATTACCGACTTGAAGGTCCAACTTGCATCTCACAAACAGGAAGAAATAAGTTTGGAACAAAATATACAGAATGAAGAGGAAAACCTTCAAACCTGGTCGAGGGAACTAAAGGTTCTGGAGGATAAATTTGAGCAAAATGAGCGTTCCATGAGCATGGCAAAAGACAAAGTTTTAAACTACGCTGAGCAAATGACAAACTATGCCGAACTTGAAAAGGATTTGTTAACCAAAGTGGATAATCTGAAAAAACAAAGGGAATCGCTGAAAAAGGCGCTGGAAGAAAGTCAAGCAAAATTTAATCGTCTTGAGGAAGAGCAAAAAAAGCTTGAAAGGAAACTAAATGAATGTATAGTGGATGAAACGGCCCTTAATATGGAATTTAACCAGGTCAGGGGAAAATTGATGGAAAGATATTCACTGACCGTTGAACAGGCCTTGAATTTTAAAAAAGAAATTGGGAGCATTCTTGAGATGAAGGAAAAAATTACAGCCCTTCAGCAGGAAATAGAATCCCTTGGCATTGTGAATTTACAGGCTGTAGATGATTATGACAATTTAAAGTCCCGGTATGATTTCTTAAAAGCTCAAAGGGATGATCTAAAAGAGGCAAAGGATAAACTGGATAGTTTGATAAAGGAAATAACAAAAACAATGGAAGATATGTTCCTCAGTTCATTTGAAAAGGTCAGAGAGGAGTTTAAAAAAGTTTTCACCGAACTTTTCGGAGGCGGCAAAGCCGACCTGATTATAGAAGGCGATTGCAGCATGCTTGAGGCAGGAATTGACATTATCGCCCAGCCGCCGGGGAAAAAACTTCAGAGCATTTCCCTGCTTTCGGGAGGAGAAAAGGCTCTGACGGCCATAGCCCTTCTTTTTGCCATATTAAATATCAAGGCTACGCCCTTTTGCATCCTCGACGAGATAGAGGCGGCGCTGGACGATGCCAATATCGATAGGTTTGCATCATATCTGAGAAAGGTTGCGGGTCACACCCAGTTTATCATTATTACTCATCGCAAAAACACCATGGCCATAGCTGATGCCCTTTACGGCATAGCCATGGAAGAGACGGCAGTATCAAAAGTGCTGACGGTAAAGCTGGAGTAG
- the ftsY gene encoding signal recognition particle-docking protein FtsY: MGFFDKLKQGLSKTRNNFTEKIDNLLKFTRKVDEETLEELEEVLISADVGVNVTQKLMESLREHVKSSRIRSTEDLKAALKEEIKGLFPQQKMSLQPPCILLVVGVNGVGKTTSIGKLAHNFKNRGYKVIMAAGDTFRAAAAEQLDVWGQRSGVDVIRHQEGSDPASVLFDAIQAGKSRRADIIICDTAGRLHTKKNLMEELRKLYRVCQKEYPDAQLLSLMVLDATTGQNALAQARIFKEAVDISGIVLTKLDGTARGGIAIAIAQELNIPVWFIGVGEGIDDLQDFNPDEFVDAIL; encoded by the coding sequence TTGGGTTTTTTTGATAAGTTAAAGCAAGGTTTGAGCAAGACCAGAAACAATTTTACGGAAAAAATTGACAACCTATTAAAGTTTACCAGAAAAGTTGATGAGGAAACGCTGGAGGAACTGGAAGAGGTATTGATTTCAGCGGATGTTGGAGTAAATGTGACCCAGAAGCTCATGGAGAGTTTGAGAGAGCACGTAAAGTCTTCGAGGATAAGAAGCACTGAGGACCTGAAAGCCGCTCTGAAAGAGGAAATTAAGGGGCTTTTTCCACAGCAAAAAATGTCTTTACAACCGCCATGCATCTTGCTTGTGGTGGGAGTCAACGGTGTGGGAAAGACCACGTCCATTGGAAAGCTTGCCCATAATTTTAAAAACCGGGGTTACAAAGTCATCATGGCTGCAGGGGACACCTTCAGGGCTGCAGCGGCAGAGCAGCTGGATGTCTGGGGACAGAGGTCAGGGGTTGATGTGATAAGGCATCAGGAAGGTTCCGACCCCGCCTCGGTGCTCTTTGATGCCATCCAGGCCGGGAAATCCCGCCGGGCGGACATAATAATATGTGATACCGCCGGGCGCCTTCATACAAAAAAGAACCTCATGGAAGAATTGAGAAAGCTTTACAGGGTGTGTCAAAAGGAATATCCCGATGCCCAACTATTGAGCCTCATGGTGCTCGATGCTACCACAGGTCAAAATGCTCTGGCCCAAGCAAGAATATTTAAAGAGGCAGTGGATATTTCCGGGATAGTCCTTACCAAACTGGACGGGACCGCCAGGGGCGGCATTGCCATTGCCATCGCCCAGGAATTGAACATCCCCGTATGGTTTATAGGTGTGGGCGAGGGAATAGATGACCTGCAGGATTTTAACCCTGATGAATTTGTGGATGCTATTTTGTGA
- the ylxM gene encoding YlxM family DNA-binding protein codes for MFMDELTKINLLYDFYGDFLTEKQREIFELHFLNDLSLGEIAENYGVTRQGVYDIVKRAQDILTEYEEKLGMVRRFAGLEKKVEKILQSLKELEPGLSEDYRIRIRKICDDVASLLKEGGE; via the coding sequence ATGTTTATGGATGAACTTACGAAAATAAATCTGTTATATGACTTTTACGGAGATTTTCTGACTGAAAAGCAGAGGGAGATTTTTGAACTTCATTTTTTGAACGACCTTTCCCTGGGGGAAATAGCCGAAAATTATGGAGTAACCCGTCAGGGGGTCTATGATATTGTCAAACGGGCGCAGGATATTTTAACCGAATATGAAGAAAAACTGGGCATGGTCAGGCGGTTTGCAGGTCTTGAAAAAAAGGTTGAAAAGATACTTCAATCTTTGAAAGAGCTGGAACCGGGCCTTTCTGAAGATTATAGGATCAGAATCCGAAAGATTTGCGATGATGTAGCCTCATTGTTAAAGGAAGGCGGTGAATAG
- the ffh gene encoding signal recognition particle protein, with protein MAFEALTQKLNDIFKKLKGKGKLTEADVKQAMREVKLALLEADVNFKVVKDLIQKISERAVGQEVMESLTPGQQVIKIVNDELVQLMGSKEAKLNFSSGGITVIMLVGLQGSGKTTTAGKLGRLLSKSGKKPLLTAADIYRPAAIKQLQVVGEKLDLPVFTMGQQDPVNIARASVEYAHKHNNDVIIIDTAGRLHIDEELMDELSRIKQAVNPSEILLVVDSMTGQDAVNVAEEFNKRLALTGLILTKLDGDTRGGAALSVKAVTGCPIKFVGMGEKLENLEPFYPERMASRILGMGDVLTLIEKATQSFDLKKAQELEQKLKTQSFDLNDFLEQLSQVKKIGSLDQILSMIPGFSPQKLQGLELDEKELVHVEAIINSMTPEERKNPSIINGSRRKRIAAGSGTSIQDVNRLLKQYEQTRKMIKQMTDMEKGRKKGKHRFPFYGL; from the coding sequence ATGGCTTTTGAAGCGCTTACTCAGAAGTTGAATGATATTTTCAAAAAGTTGAAGGGCAAGGGAAAACTGACCGAGGCTGATGTAAAGCAGGCAATGAGAGAGGTAAAGCTCGCGCTGCTGGAAGCCGATGTAAATTTCAAGGTTGTAAAAGATCTAATCCAGAAAATAAGCGAGCGAGCCGTGGGGCAGGAGGTAATGGAAAGCCTCACTCCGGGGCAGCAGGTCATTAAAATCGTAAATGATGAACTGGTACAGTTGATGGGATCTAAGGAAGCAAAGTTAAATTTTTCTTCCGGTGGAATTACTGTCATAATGCTTGTCGGGCTTCAGGGTTCAGGTAAAACCACCACTGCAGGAAAGTTAGGTAGACTGCTTTCTAAAAGCGGCAAAAAGCCTCTTCTTACAGCCGCAGATATTTACCGCCCTGCAGCCATCAAACAACTCCAGGTGGTGGGAGAAAAGCTGGATTTGCCCGTTTTTACCATGGGCCAGCAGGACCCGGTTAACATTGCCAGAGCCTCTGTGGAATATGCCCATAAGCACAACAATGATGTGATAATAATCGATACAGCAGGACGACTGCATATAGATGAAGAGCTCATGGACGAACTGTCAAGAATAAAGCAGGCTGTAAACCCCAGTGAGATACTGCTGGTAGTGGACAGCATGACCGGCCAGGACGCAGTGAATGTGGCGGAAGAGTTCAACAAACGCCTGGCTCTAACCGGCCTCATCCTGACAAAGCTGGACGGCGACACCCGGGGAGGCGCCGCCCTGTCCGTCAAGGCAGTTACGGGATGCCCCATAAAATTTGTAGGTATGGGGGAAAAGCTGGAAAACCTGGAACCTTTTTATCCAGAACGTATGGCTTCAAGAATACTGGGGATGGGAGATGTGCTCACCCTCATCGAAAAAGCTACTCAGTCTTTTGATTTAAAAAAGGCCCAGGAACTGGAGCAAAAGCTTAAAACCCAGTCCTTTGACCTCAACGATTTTCTGGAGCAGCTTTCCCAGGTTAAAAAGATTGGTTCCCTGGACCAGATATTGAGCATGATACCGGGTTTTTCTCCGCAGAAGCTGCAGGGCCTGGAACTGGATGAAAAGGAACTGGTTCACGTGGAAGCTATAATTAATTCAATGACACCCGAGGAAAGAAAAAATCCTTCCATTATAAACGGCAGCAGGCGTAAACGCATTGCTGCCGGTAGCGGCACTTCCATACAGGATGTTAACCGTCTTTTAAAACAATATGAACAAACCCGAAAAATGATCAAACAGATGACTGATATGGAAAAGGGCCGTAAAAAAGGAAAGCATAGATTTCCATTTTATGGGCTTTAA
- the rpsP gene encoding 30S ribosomal protein S16 has product MAVKIRLRRMGAKKKPFYRVVVADSRMPRDGRFIEEIGYYNPLTDPAEIKINQEKATDWLKKGAIPTDTVKHLFKTLGILGNTKAKTVAESDIGEA; this is encoded by the coding sequence GTGGCAGTTAAGATTAGATTAAGGCGAATGGGCGCCAAGAAAAAACCCTTTTACAGGGTAGTGGTGGCCGACAGCAGGATGCCCAGAGATGGTAGATTTATCGAGGAAATAGGGTATTATAATCCGCTGACAGATCCTGCTGAAATAAAAATTAACCAGGAAAAGGCTACCGATTGGTTGAAAAAGGGTGCCATTCCTACAGATACTGTAAAACATTTATTCAAGACCCTCGGTATTCTGGGCAACACCAAAGCAAAAACAGTTGCCGAATCCGATATCGGCGAAGCCTAA
- a CDS encoding KH domain-containing protein — translation MIELVEYIAKALVDHPENVAVNQVEGEQSIILELKVDPEDMGKVIGKQGRIAKAIRTVVKAAAAKDGKRVVVEII, via the coding sequence GTGATAGAATTGGTAGAATACATTGCAAAAGCCCTGGTGGACCACCCCGAAAATGTCGCGGTCAATCAGGTGGAAGGCGAACAATCCATAATTCTTGAACTCAAAGTCGATCCCGAAGATATGGGCAAGGTTATAGGAAAACAGGGTAGAATTGCCAAAGCCATCCGCACTGTTGTCAAAGCGGCTGCCGCAAAAGACGGCAAAAGAGTAGTTGTAGAGATAATATAA
- the rimM gene encoding ribosome maturation factor RimM (Essential for efficient processing of 16S rRNA), whose translation MEQYIVVGRILSSWGVRGQIKVEPLTDDIKRFDKLKKVFIGTDDLPARYDVESVLYLKNAFVVLKLKNIDSPEQAEKFRGVYLKISREDAVKLPEGRYFICDIVGLRVFTESGEFLGKIVDVLPTGANDVYVVNGKAGNQILLPAIKEVVKQIDLENNKMIVRLMEGMA comes from the coding sequence TTGGAACAGTATATAGTAGTGGGGAGGATATTATCCTCCTGGGGTGTTCGAGGTCAGATTAAGGTTGAACCCCTGACGGATGACATCAAGAGGTTTGATAAACTTAAAAAGGTGTTTATTGGCACCGATGATTTGCCAGCCCGTTATGATGTGGAATCGGTATTATATTTAAAAAATGCTTTTGTGGTTTTAAAGCTAAAAAATATTGATTCACCGGAACAGGCCGAAAAGTTCAGGGGAGTTTATTTGAAAATTTCCAGGGAAGATGCGGTCAAATTGCCCGAAGGAAGGTATTTCATCTGTGATATAGTCGGGCTTCGCGTCTTTACGGAGAGCGGTGAGTTTCTCGGGAAAATAGTGGATGTTTTGCCGACCGGGGCCAACGATGTTTATGTGGTTAATGGAAAAGCAGGAAATCAAATACTTCTTCCTGCCATTAAAGAAGTGGTTAAACAAATAGATTTAGAAAACAATAAAATGATAGTCAGGCTTATGGAGGGAATGGCATAG
- the trmD gene encoding tRNA (guanosine(37)-N1)-methyltransferase TrmD: MFQIHILTLFPEFFTGPLDVSILKRAREKDLIRIKLVNIRDFSHDKHKKVDDYPYGGGCGMVMKPEPIFEAVEYAMEDFKTDKRRIILMSPQGKLFNNQMARSLSEQEHLILICGHYEGVDERVKTIITDEVSIGDFIVTGGELPALAVVDATARFIPGVLGSHESPENESFCEGLLEYPQYTRPEVYRDLRVPKVLLSGNHKEIELFRRREALKRTRERRPDLFAKLNLSDQDLELLK; the protein is encoded by the coding sequence GTGTTTCAGATCCATATCCTCACTCTTTTTCCCGAATTTTTCACAGGGCCTTTAGATGTCAGCATATTGAAGAGGGCCAGGGAAAAAGACCTCATAAGAATAAAGCTGGTAAATATAAGGGATTTTTCCCATGACAAGCATAAAAAGGTAGACGACTACCCCTATGGCGGAGGATGCGGTATGGTGATGAAGCCCGAGCCCATTTTCGAGGCAGTGGAATATGCCATGGAAGACTTTAAAACTGACAAAAGGCGCATAATCCTTATGTCGCCCCAGGGGAAACTATTTAACAACCAGATGGCCCGAAGCCTTTCCGAACAAGAACATCTCATTTTAATATGCGGCCATTATGAGGGCGTTGATGAAAGGGTTAAGACCATAATAACCGATGAGGTTTCCATAGGGGACTTTATAGTCACAGGAGGAGAACTGCCTGCTCTTGCCGTGGTGGACGCCACTGCCAGGTTTATCCCGGGAGTCCTTGGCAGCCATGAGTCACCAGAAAACGAATCTTTTTGCGAAGGTTTGCTGGAATATCCGCAGTATACCCGACCTGAAGTTTACAGGGATTTGAGGGTGCCCAAAGTACTCCTTTCCGGAAATCATAAAGAAATAGAGCTATTCAGGCGTAGAGAGGCTTTAAAAAGGACCCGCGAAAGAAGGCCGGATTTGTTTGCAAAGCTAAACCTGAGCGATCAGGACCTGGAGCTGCTCAAATAG
- the rplS gene encoding 50S ribosomal protein L19 has product MDFITAVEQEQIKKDIPDFRPGDTVKVYTKVVEGGRERIQVFEGTVIARRGGGLRETFTVRKVSYGVGVERIFPLNSPRIDKIEVVKKGRVRRAKLYYMRNLRGKAARIKERD; this is encoded by the coding sequence GTGGATTTTATAACCGCTGTAGAACAGGAGCAAATAAAGAAAGATATTCCTGACTTTAGACCGGGAGATACGGTAAAGGTTTATACAAAAGTTGTGGAAGGCGGCCGTGAACGTATTCAGGTCTTTGAAGGCACGGTCATAGCCAGAAGAGGCGGTGGCTTGAGGGAAACTTTTACTGTGAGAAAAGTTTCTTATGGTGTGGGTGTGGAAAGGATTTTCCCGTTAAATTCCCCCCGCATCGATAAAATAGAAGTTGTGAAAAAAGGGCGTGTCCGCCGCGCTAAACTTTACTACATGAGAAATTTAAGGGGCAAAGCAGCCAGGATAAAGGAGAGGGACTGA